From the Streptomyces sp. Tu 2975 genome, one window contains:
- a CDS encoding DUF6221 family protein has translation MTDDLVAFVRARLAEGVEQARWSGNMLVTQGAPAMNVPLDVAEKRARLLLHAAEARQALLERTVMPYLGTAGLPGRVAAEQLRLLGWEFLGHPDYRDQWRPDPV, from the coding sequence ATGACCGACGACCTGGTGGCTTTCGTCCGAGCCCGACTCGCTGAAGGGGTGGAACAAGCCCGCTGGAGTGGCAACATGCTCGTCACCCAAGGGGCTCCCGCCATGAACGTGCCGCTGGACGTCGCAGAGAAGAGAGCCCGACTCCTCCTCCACGCGGCCGAAGCACGGCAGGCTTTGCTGGAGCGGACCGTGATGCCGTACCTCGGCACCGCCGGCTTGCCAGGGCGGGTCGCTGCCGAACAGCTACGTCTGCTCGGCTGGGAGTTCCTGGGCCACCCCGACTACCGTGACCAGTGGCGGCCTGATCCGGTGTAG
- a CDS encoding helix-turn-helix transcriptional regulator, whose amino-acid sequence MNAEDQLRSQVRAALERTNISQAEAARQLGLSTKHMSQMLTGRATLTLDWAERIVALCGMRIVVLALTGTPDEAAA is encoded by the coding sequence ATGAACGCCGAAGACCAGCTTCGATCCCAGGTGCGCGCGGCCCTCGAGCGAACGAACATCAGCCAGGCGGAGGCCGCCCGCCAGTTGGGACTCTCGACGAAGCACATGAGCCAGATGCTCACCGGCCGAGCGACGCTCACTCTCGACTGGGCGGAACGTATCGTCGCCCTCTGCGGCATGCGCATCGTCGTCCTCGCCCTGACCGGCACGCCCGATGAGGCAGCCGCCTAG
- a CDS encoding phage portal protein gives MARTLLGALLNRTATSTPVPFAPRSARYALGHAGRRDAVAQMAAMGSVGTLFSIVNRTSNATSQVDWKLWRKAKSGRDEDRVEVTSHAALDLWQRPNAFMPRQEFVEAFQQHIDLTGEGWWVIARHERSDIPLEMWYVRPDRIRPVPDPEHFLIGYMYTSPDGTEVPLELDQVIQLRMPNPLDPYRGMGPVQSILSDLDATKYSAEWNRNFFLNSAEPGGIIEVPETLSDPDFDQLRTRWNEQHRGVANAHRVAILEHGKWVDRKYTQRDMQFAELRSVSRDVIREAFGIPAFALGEVADVNRATAEASKTWFAEMLTVPRLERIKAALNHDLLPLFGTTAQGLEFDYCDPVPPDVETEAAQLTARANAAAALRTAGWDADDILSAVGLPDMRHTPPPAPSPAPAARQPQNWLPAGSTLLAAADDDAALEQIRQQYTTVLEQLLAEWEGIADEQIDQLADAITAAIDDDDLPALASITAPADRSTSVLAAALAQMATTAAEQMAAEAADQGVNITVPAVSSALTNRAWAFGDELLGIAQATAAILADDLARQAAIEAMRQYAPGAVGRRIADGVKTKLRGLKNRFRRDQLGAAVHRAQNVGRIAVVEATPAAVYTATEKLDGNTCPPCREIDGTEYTDLATIRALYAAGGYQQCEGGSRCRGTFTARWEASS, from the coding sequence GTGGCCAGGACCCTCCTCGGCGCCCTCCTCAACCGCACCGCCACCAGCACCCCCGTACCCTTCGCCCCCCGCAGCGCCCGCTACGCCCTCGGCCACGCCGGCCGGCGCGACGCCGTCGCACAGATGGCCGCCATGGGCTCCGTCGGCACCCTCTTCTCCATCGTCAACCGCACATCGAACGCCACGTCGCAGGTTGACTGGAAGCTTTGGCGCAAGGCGAAGTCCGGCCGCGACGAGGACCGTGTCGAGGTCACCTCCCACGCCGCGCTCGACCTGTGGCAACGCCCCAACGCGTTCATGCCCCGGCAGGAGTTCGTCGAGGCGTTCCAACAGCACATCGACCTCACCGGCGAAGGCTGGTGGGTCATCGCCCGCCACGAGCGCTCCGACATTCCGCTGGAGATGTGGTACGTCCGCCCCGACCGGATCCGGCCCGTGCCCGACCCGGAGCACTTCCTCATCGGCTACATGTACACGTCGCCCGACGGCACCGAAGTCCCGCTCGAGCTGGACCAGGTCATTCAGCTGCGGATGCCCAACCCGCTCGACCCGTACCGCGGGATGGGCCCCGTCCAGTCGATCCTGTCCGACCTCGACGCGACGAAGTACAGCGCCGAATGGAACCGCAACTTTTTCCTCAACAGTGCGGAGCCGGGCGGCATCATCGAAGTCCCCGAGACGCTGTCCGACCCCGACTTCGACCAGCTGCGCACCCGCTGGAACGAGCAGCACCGCGGCGTCGCGAACGCCCACAGGGTCGCCATCCTCGAGCACGGCAAGTGGGTCGACCGGAAGTACACCCAGCGCGACATGCAGTTCGCCGAACTCCGCAGCGTGTCCCGGGACGTGATCCGCGAGGCGTTCGGCATACCCGCCTTCGCGCTCGGCGAGGTCGCCGACGTCAACCGCGCCACCGCCGAAGCGTCGAAAACCTGGTTCGCGGAGATGCTCACCGTGCCCCGCCTCGAGCGCATCAAAGCCGCCCTCAACCACGACCTCCTGCCCCTCTTCGGCACGACCGCGCAGGGCCTCGAGTTCGACTACTGCGACCCCGTCCCGCCGGACGTGGAGACCGAAGCGGCGCAGCTCACCGCCCGCGCCAACGCCGCCGCCGCGCTGCGCACAGCAGGCTGGGACGCGGACGACATCCTCTCCGCCGTAGGCCTCCCCGACATGCGCCACACTCCGCCCCCTGCCCCGTCGCCGGCCCCCGCCGCGCGGCAGCCGCAGAACTGGCTTCCGGCCGGCTCAACGCTCCTTGCCGCAGCGGACGACGATGCCGCGCTCGAGCAGATACGGCAGCAGTACACGACCGTCCTCGAGCAGTTGCTCGCCGAATGGGAAGGCATAGCCGACGAGCAGATCGACCAGCTCGCCGACGCCATCACCGCCGCGATCGACGACGACGACCTGCCCGCCCTGGCCAGCATCACCGCCCCCGCCGACCGCAGCACCAGCGTTCTCGCCGCCGCCCTCGCACAGATGGCCACCACCGCCGCCGAGCAGATGGCCGCCGAAGCCGCGGACCAGGGCGTCAACATCACCGTGCCCGCCGTGTCTTCGGCGCTCACCAACCGGGCCTGGGCGTTCGGTGACGAGCTCCTCGGCATCGCGCAGGCCACCGCGGCGATCCTCGCCGACGACCTCGCCCGCCAGGCCGCCATCGAAGCCATGCGCCAGTACGCGCCCGGCGCGGTCGGCCGCCGAATCGCCGACGGCGTGAAGACGAAACTCCGCGGCCTGAAGAACCGGTTCCGCCGCGACCAGCTCGGCGCCGCCGTCCACCGCGCGCAAAACGTGGGCCGCATCGCCGTCGTCGAAGCCACCCCGGCCGCCGTCTACACGGCGACGGAGAAGCTCGACGGCAACACCTGCCCGCCCTGCCGGGAGATCGACGGCACCGAATACACCGACCTCGCCACCATCCGCGCCCTGTACGCGGCCGGCGGCTACCAGCAATGCGAAGGCGGCAGCCGGTGCCGCGGCACGTTCACGGCCCGATGGGAGGCGTCGTCATGA
- a CDS encoding head maturation protease, ClpP-related, translating to MRLRRAVAAGGARALGPLPHRLLTNSVSAGAARAALSAGAGDGRPGGEERGVRGGRPRASLQPGRDWYRITNNAGSVVVDIFDEIGYWGVTAADFQRELAAVTAADITVNLNSPGGEIFEGIAIYNALRSHPANITIRVAGLAASIASVIAQAGDRVVMQPHSQMMIHDGSGLAIGNAQDMRDMADLLDRQSNNIAAVYAERAGGIVEEWRARMLAETWYSADEAVAAGLADEVDAPARQAEPEPKLQPAANWDLSVFRHAGREHAPAPVLNTAPTVEAPAAETPVLEEQPPAAEPTAEVEPVVEPNTPEPEPVPDPWAGLTAQLLTTPSWDDVTARLREASK from the coding sequence ATGAGGCTGCGTCGAGCAGTAGCGGCAGGCGGAGCACGGGCATTGGGCCCGCTGCCCCACCGTCTGCTGACCAACAGTGTGTCGGCAGGAGCAGCGAGGGCTGCGCTGTCGGCCGGCGCCGGTGACGGGCGCCCGGGTGGGGAGGAGAGGGGGGTTCGCGGTGGGCGTCCGCGGGCCTCCCTCCAGCCCGGCCGTGACTGGTACCGCATCACGAACAACGCCGGGTCGGTCGTCGTCGACATCTTCGATGAGATCGGCTACTGGGGTGTGACCGCCGCGGACTTTCAGCGGGAGCTCGCCGCTGTCACGGCGGCCGACATCACGGTCAACCTGAACAGCCCGGGTGGGGAGATTTTCGAGGGCATCGCGATCTACAACGCGCTGCGCTCCCACCCCGCGAACATCACGATCCGCGTGGCGGGTCTGGCCGCGTCGATCGCCTCCGTCATCGCCCAGGCCGGCGACCGGGTCGTCATGCAGCCCCACTCACAGATGATGATCCACGACGGGTCGGGGCTCGCGATCGGCAACGCGCAGGACATGCGCGACATGGCCGACCTGCTGGACCGCCAGTCCAACAACATCGCCGCCGTGTACGCGGAGAGGGCGGGCGGCATCGTCGAGGAGTGGCGCGCCCGGATGCTCGCCGAAACCTGGTACTCCGCCGACGAGGCCGTCGCTGCCGGGCTTGCGGACGAGGTCGACGCCCCGGCACGACAGGCCGAGCCGGAGCCGAAGCTGCAGCCCGCCGCCAACTGGGACCTGTCGGTGTTCCGCCACGCCGGCCGCGAACACGCACCCGCGCCGGTCCTCAACACCGCGCCCACCGTCGAGGCACCGGCCGCAGAGACGCCCGTCCTCGAGGAGCAGCCCCCGGCGGCCGAACCCACCGCCGAGGTGGAGCCCGTCGTCGAGCCGAACACCCCCGAACCTGAGCCCGTCCCCGATCCGTGGGCCGGACTCACTGCACAACTCCTCACCACGCCGTCATGGGACGACGTGACCGCACGCCTTAGGGAGGCATCCAAGTGA
- a CDS encoding DNA cytosine methyltransferase: protein MYRSDNDALTVMDWFCGAGGSSQGVHAVPGVRVERAANHWKLAIESHAANFPTTSHYQGDIRKAPVWDWPVTDIFWASPECTNWSVAKGKKRDFSGAMQGSLLDLLASAEEDEEPSAEEESRALMEEVPLYLRGVQERGGLVKAGIVENVTDVRAWDQWDRWIGEIHKLGYRTRIIALNSMHANPRSVHAAPQSRDRLYVGYWHESLGRTPDWDKWLRPRAWCSGCDAYVQAMQVFKDPKRDMGRYRQQYVYRCPNVSCRNQIVEPEALPAAAAIDWSLPGQRIGDRAKPLAAKTIARIEAGLKKFARPVPMMVPAGGTWRDAAVSVGEPMPARTTRENDALMVPPLLVPVEGREGKSAASAHAPLRAMTTRNETGLAWLPFIAELRGGGSVARSVSESLATVTASGNHHGLVMPAMVMRNNGSKGDGGEHCTTPAEPFRTMTTAGHQSLLTWEHMLVPYYGNGAPRSVNDPIGALTTRDRYALVRGEVDINDVLFRMLEPHEIGRAMSFADDYVVLGNKREKVRQFGNAVTPNAAEILVCALVEAITGEEIDRHTRPAVYAPAA from the coding sequence GCCACTACCAGGGCGACATCCGTAAGGCGCCCGTCTGGGACTGGCCCGTCACCGACATCTTCTGGGCCAGCCCCGAGTGCACCAACTGGTCCGTGGCCAAGGGCAAGAAGCGGGACTTCTCCGGGGCGATGCAGGGCAGCCTCCTCGACCTGCTCGCCTCCGCCGAGGAGGACGAGGAGCCGTCCGCCGAGGAAGAGTCCCGCGCACTGATGGAGGAAGTGCCGCTGTACCTGCGCGGTGTGCAGGAGCGCGGCGGCCTCGTGAAGGCCGGCATCGTCGAGAACGTCACCGACGTCCGCGCCTGGGACCAGTGGGACCGGTGGATCGGCGAGATCCACAAGCTCGGCTACCGCACCCGAATCATCGCCCTCAACAGCATGCACGCGAACCCGAGGTCGGTGCACGCCGCGCCGCAGTCCCGCGACCGGCTGTACGTCGGCTACTGGCACGAGTCGCTGGGCCGCACGCCGGACTGGGACAAGTGGCTCCGGCCGCGCGCCTGGTGCTCCGGCTGCGACGCCTACGTGCAGGCGATGCAGGTGTTCAAGGACCCGAAGCGGGACATGGGCCGCTACCGGCAGCAGTACGTGTACCGCTGCCCCAACGTCTCCTGCCGGAACCAGATCGTCGAGCCGGAGGCCCTGCCTGCCGCCGCGGCGATCGACTGGTCACTCCCCGGGCAGCGGATCGGTGACCGGGCCAAGCCCCTCGCCGCGAAGACCATCGCCCGCATCGAGGCCGGGCTGAAGAAGTTCGCCCGCCCGGTGCCGATGATGGTCCCAGCCGGAGGCACGTGGCGCGACGCTGCGGTCAGCGTTGGCGAGCCGATGCCCGCGCGGACCACCCGCGAGAACGACGCCCTGATGGTGCCGCCGCTGTTGGTCCCCGTCGAGGGCCGGGAGGGAAAGAGCGCCGCCTCGGCCCACGCGCCGCTGCGCGCCATGACCACCCGCAACGAGACCGGCCTTGCCTGGCTCCCGTTCATCGCCGAGCTGCGCGGCGGTGGCAGCGTGGCCCGCTCCGTCTCCGAGTCCCTTGCCACCGTGACCGCATCCGGGAACCACCACGGGCTCGTCATGCCCGCGATGGTCATGCGGAACAACGGCTCCAAGGGCGACGGCGGCGAGCACTGCACCACGCCGGCCGAGCCGTTCCGCACGATGACGACCGCCGGCCACCAGTCGCTCCTCACGTGGGAGCACATGCTCGTCCCGTACTACGGCAACGGGGCGCCGAGGTCCGTCAATGACCCGATCGGCGCGCTCACGACCCGAGACCGGTACGCCCTGGTGCGCGGCGAAGTCGACATCAACGATGTCCTCTTCCGGATGCTTGAGCCCCACGAGATCGGCCGGGCCATGTCCTTCGCCGACGACTACGTCGTCCTCGGCAACAAGCGGGAGAAAGTGAGGCAATTCGGTAACGCCGTCACCCCCAACGCCGCCGAAATCCTCGTCTGTGCCCTCGTCGAAGCGATCACCGGCGAGGAGATAGACCGCCACACCCGCCCGGCCGTGTACGCCCCCGCCGCCTAG
- a CDS encoding phage major capsid protein — translation MTTTITRGQRARLSAMGIDPTRVGRTFNTATSIEPKNVPVPKNADELAEMLGDPGRIAPVLANKDSLASFIDAYAKAQQGDGTDMQRQIDEGVQRGLANMLRENGQDASRDGIKRLNLDPQTRPTNMLTSHKQATAHNPKAPGARLDNEFASAGEFIHAAWHLNANADLQAKMHRLRNEYSSLVPSDGGFLVPEVLRSQLLQIALEMAVVRSRATVVPMESARVPMPMIDSTTNAGSVYGGMIAYWGEESAALQDSSAKFGRITLDAQKLTGLSVVPNELLQDSIVSFAALVETLWPQALAFFEDNAFMSGSGVGEPLGFLGAGNPGGVAVAKESGQAADTIVVENVIKMYSRMLPASLARGVWICSPEAIPELFTMALSVGTGGGPVMLTNVAGPAPVTIFGRPLIVSEKAGRLGDRSDLSFVDLSYYLVGDRQTMTASSSTDWKFGNDQTAFRIIQRVDGKPWLKSPITPANGGPALSPFVEIANRA, via the coding sequence GTGACCACCACGATCACCCGAGGGCAGCGAGCGCGTCTGTCCGCCATGGGCATCGACCCCACCCGCGTGGGCCGCACCTTCAACACGGCCACCTCGATCGAGCCGAAGAACGTCCCGGTCCCGAAGAACGCCGACGAGCTCGCCGAAATGCTCGGCGACCCCGGCCGCATCGCCCCGGTCCTCGCCAACAAGGACTCCCTCGCCTCCTTCATCGACGCCTACGCCAAGGCGCAGCAGGGCGACGGCACGGACATGCAGCGGCAGATCGACGAGGGCGTGCAGCGCGGCCTCGCCAACATGCTGCGCGAGAACGGGCAGGACGCCAGCCGCGACGGCATTAAGCGCCTCAACCTCGACCCGCAGACGCGACCGACGAACATGCTCACCAGCCACAAGCAGGCCACGGCGCACAACCCGAAGGCCCCTGGTGCCCGCCTCGACAACGAGTTCGCCAGCGCTGGGGAGTTCATCCACGCCGCGTGGCACCTGAACGCCAACGCCGACCTGCAGGCCAAGATGCACCGCCTGCGCAACGAGTACTCGTCCCTCGTCCCTTCGGACGGCGGGTTCCTCGTCCCGGAGGTGCTGCGCTCGCAGCTGCTGCAGATCGCGCTGGAGATGGCGGTCGTCCGCTCCCGGGCGACGGTCGTCCCGATGGAGTCGGCCCGAGTCCCCATGCCGATGATCGACTCCACGACCAACGCCGGGTCCGTGTACGGCGGCATGATCGCCTACTGGGGCGAAGAGTCCGCCGCGTTGCAGGACTCCTCAGCGAAGTTCGGGCGGATCACCCTCGACGCGCAGAAGCTCACCGGCCTCAGCGTCGTCCCGAACGAGCTGCTCCAGGACTCCATCGTGTCCTTCGCCGCCCTGGTGGAGACCCTCTGGCCGCAGGCCCTCGCGTTCTTCGAGGACAACGCCTTCATGTCCGGCTCCGGCGTCGGCGAGCCCCTCGGCTTCCTCGGCGCGGGCAACCCCGGCGGCGTCGCCGTCGCCAAGGAGTCCGGCCAGGCCGCGGACACCATCGTCGTCGAGAACGTCATCAAGATGTACAGCCGGATGCTCCCCGCGTCGCTCGCCCGCGGCGTGTGGATCTGCTCCCCCGAGGCCATCCCCGAGCTGTTCACCATGGCCCTCTCCGTCGGCACCGGCGGCGGCCCGGTCATGCTCACCAACGTCGCCGGCCCCGCGCCGGTGACCATCTTCGGACGGCCGCTCATCGTCTCCGAGAAGGCCGGCCGCCTCGGCGACCGGTCCGACCTCAGCTTCGTCGACCTGTCGTACTACCTCGTCGGCGACCGCCAGACCATGACCGCCTCGTCGTCCACCGACTGGAAGTTCGGCAACGACCAGACCGCGTTCCGGATCATCCAGCGCGTCGACGGCAAGCCGTGGCTGAAGTCCCCCATCACCCCCGCCAACGGCGGCCCGGCCCTCTCCCCGTTCGTGGAGATCGCCAACCGCGCCTGA
- a CDS encoding DUF6221 family protein, whose protein sequence is MSDDLVAFLRARLDEDEAIARGTARPLNWHQGPGDDDPEWVSDEMVLMWPPEFHTPYEQDKHWRGLTADPAGLAAHIARHDPARVLVEVEAKRRILDEHQEGTLGCAVCAAPEDFDEDSEGNAEWSRAAKWWPCPTLRLLALPYAYHPEYREEWRP, encoded by the coding sequence ATGAGCGATGACCTGGTGGCGTTCCTGCGGGCCCGACTCGACGAAGACGAAGCAATCGCGCGCGGCACGGCGAGGCCGCTCAACTGGCATCAGGGCCCTGGCGACGATGACCCGGAGTGGGTCAGTGACGAGATGGTCCTCATGTGGCCGCCCGAATTCCACACCCCCTACGAGCAGGACAAGCACTGGCGGGGTCTGACCGCTGATCCGGCAGGGCTGGCCGCGCACATCGCCCGCCATGACCCGGCCCGCGTCCTGGTCGAAGTCGAGGCGAAGCGCCGGATCCTTGACGAGCACCAGGAGGGCACCCTCGGGTGCGCGGTGTGCGCCGCTCCTGAGGACTTCGACGAAGACTCCGAAGGCAACGCCGAGTGGAGTCGGGCGGCGAAGTGGTGGCCGTGCCCGACGCTTCGCCTGCTCGCCCTGCCGTATGCCTACCACCCCGAGTACCGCGAGGAGTGGCGGCCCTGA
- a CDS encoding NUDIX domain-containing protein, with protein sequence MDVVDRWTGQAASQLQDALRMTNQAFADRLGVNLRTVATWHSRPGIVPRTEIQAALDTMLERADASVRLRFRDGLRPATAVTAQALRVAIAVVQRDREVLLVCRRGDESISWQFPAGMVKPGRSPAVVAVEETHAETGVRCTVRQHLGSRVHPLTGVVAEYALADYLMGEAENRDPIENAEVVWVPIDQLTKFIPSDRIFPPILEALA encoded by the coding sequence GTGGACGTCGTCGACAGGTGGACAGGCCAGGCAGCGAGCCAGCTGCAGGACGCGCTCCGCATGACGAATCAGGCGTTCGCTGACCGTCTCGGCGTCAACCTGCGGACGGTCGCCACCTGGCACAGCCGACCCGGGATCGTTCCCCGCACCGAGATCCAGGCGGCATTGGACACGATGCTGGAAAGGGCTGATGCATCAGTGCGGTTGAGGTTCAGGGACGGGCTACGGCCCGCGACGGCGGTCACCGCGCAGGCGCTGCGGGTGGCGATCGCCGTGGTGCAGCGTGACCGGGAGGTGCTTCTCGTGTGTCGCCGCGGGGATGAGTCGATCTCCTGGCAGTTCCCGGCCGGGATGGTGAAGCCGGGCCGCTCGCCGGCCGTCGTCGCGGTCGAGGAGACGCACGCTGAGACCGGGGTCCGCTGCACGGTGCGGCAGCATCTCGGCTCCCGCGTCCACCCGCTCACAGGCGTGGTCGCCGAGTACGCGCTCGCCGACTACCTGATGGGCGAAGCCGAGAACCGCGACCCGATCGAGAACGCGGAGGTCGTATGGGTTCCGATCGACCAGCTCACCAAGTTCATTCCGTCCGACCGCATCTTCCCGCCGATCTTGGAGGCGCTCGCATGA
- a CDS encoding NUDIX hydrolase: MTQTEQPISTAIITDGGRVLMIRRREREGKLLWAFPGGGIEQGETPEQAAVRETQEEVGLEVKAVRTLGDRVHPQTGRHMTYVACEVVAGEAFVADEEELAEVSWIRLEDIPTYVPWGLFPQVQAYLDETLVS; encoded by the coding sequence ATGACCCAGACCGAACAGCCCATCTCGACGGCGATCATTACCGACGGCGGACGGGTCTTGATGATTCGGCGCCGGGAGCGGGAGGGGAAGCTGCTGTGGGCGTTCCCCGGCGGCGGCATCGAGCAGGGCGAAACGCCGGAGCAGGCCGCAGTACGGGAGACCCAGGAGGAGGTCGGGCTCGAGGTGAAGGCGGTCCGCACGCTCGGCGACCGGGTCCACCCGCAAACCGGCCGGCACATGACCTACGTCGCCTGCGAAGTCGTGGCGGGCGAGGCGTTCGTCGCCGACGAGGAGGAGCTGGCCGAGGTGTCGTGGATCCGGCTCGAGGACATCCCGACCTACGTGCCCTGGGGACTGTTCCCTCAAGTGCAGGCCTACTTGGACGAGACGCTGGTCTCCTGA
- a CDS encoding FtsK/SpoIIIE domain-containing protein: protein MTTAPYTEHALARPALSLVEDLPDVVEGTVVEHQVEKVRPAWIESQTARLKAAKRHVADNRGYLPWVPRGYGNLAQRWLDARRDDYPQMIRSARAELKASDGKVDDESKLKELVQQRRAEYRRHKWIHTGKTAAWGSVIGASSTVGLAVGGLWIDLAIGLAGYATGVWHGRPGAWNPIGAPELAPGEPTVDLDGETLQKAVNDAGFPGRIAIVQPTLQQPDGTSVTVFDMPSGATVAALRKKLEAFAAALGRDVSMVDVTKAGAAGRVSLWMSDTDPFFTPRPSPLLDLRGPLDAFDVGVPVAWDKRGQAIVLPLHNSSFVIAGMTRSGKGVGASNLIAGAAMDPRINLRIVAGKENGEWNAYAKAGVAATYFKPSPERLLALLKAEIGDMGRRNRELDKLGKSKVTTDTISAVGGLEVLVIDEVATYTRPGKRLREEILEALIELSAVAAGAGILLVLITQYPEVDVLPAALAMNCGTRWAMKVDNATQSNAILGGGASGMGRDASKFDPPLPGLGWLVNGFAGITDLARSFDLDEDKRGEISHLMMRAARIREKAGRLVGQWKDPIEQQLLNETGLSSAAGGPDRNGTPGRAVHELTLEQRQQLEAVRGAMAAMDHLDRDEAQLDEMARFIGGSMTQDRLGELLRAAGAGGTVKVSVPHKAGRVNGYRRADIADARRFLEGA, encoded by the coding sequence GTGACTACCGCCCCGTACACCGAGCACGCCCTCGCCCGGCCGGCGCTCAGCCTCGTCGAAGACCTGCCCGACGTCGTCGAAGGCACAGTCGTCGAGCACCAGGTCGAGAAGGTCCGCCCCGCATGGATCGAGTCCCAGACCGCACGCCTCAAGGCCGCGAAGCGCCACGTCGCCGACAACCGGGGCTACCTCCCGTGGGTGCCCCGCGGCTACGGCAACCTGGCCCAGCGCTGGCTCGACGCCCGCCGCGACGACTACCCGCAGATGATCCGATCCGCCCGCGCCGAACTGAAAGCCTCAGACGGCAAGGTCGACGACGAGTCGAAGCTGAAGGAGCTCGTCCAGCAGCGGCGCGCCGAATACCGCCGCCACAAGTGGATCCACACCGGCAAGACCGCCGCCTGGGGCAGCGTCATCGGCGCCAGCAGCACCGTCGGCCTGGCCGTCGGAGGCCTGTGGATCGACCTGGCCATCGGCCTTGCCGGGTATGCCACCGGCGTGTGGCACGGACGCCCCGGAGCGTGGAACCCCATCGGCGCTCCTGAGCTTGCCCCAGGCGAGCCGACCGTCGACCTCGACGGCGAAACGCTGCAGAAGGCTGTCAACGACGCCGGCTTCCCCGGCCGTATCGCCATCGTGCAGCCCACCCTTCAGCAGCCGGACGGCACCAGCGTCACCGTCTTCGACATGCCGTCCGGCGCCACCGTCGCCGCGCTGAGGAAGAAGCTCGAAGCTTTCGCCGCCGCCCTCGGCCGCGACGTGTCCATGGTCGACGTCACCAAAGCCGGCGCTGCCGGCCGGGTGTCACTGTGGATGTCCGACACCGACCCGTTCTTCACCCCCCGGCCCTCGCCGCTCCTCGATCTGCGCGGCCCGCTCGACGCCTTCGATGTCGGCGTACCCGTCGCCTGGGACAAGCGCGGCCAGGCCATCGTCCTGCCCCTCCACAACAGCTCCTTCGTCATCGCCGGCATGACCCGCTCCGGCAAGGGCGTCGGCGCCTCCAACCTGATCGCCGGTGCCGCCATGGACCCGCGGATCAACCTGCGGATCGTCGCCGGCAAGGAGAACGGCGAGTGGAACGCCTACGCCAAGGCTGGCGTCGCCGCCACCTACTTCAAGCCCAGCCCGGAACGTCTCCTCGCCCTGCTGAAGGCCGAGATCGGGGACATGGGCCGGCGGAACCGTGAGCTCGACAAGCTCGGCAAGTCGAAGGTCACCACCGACACCATCAGCGCAGTCGGCGGCCTCGAGGTTCTCGTCATCGACGAGGTCGCCACCTACACCCGCCCGGGAAAGCGGCTGCGCGAGGAGATCCTCGAAGCGCTGATCGAGCTCTCCGCAGTGGCGGCCGGCGCCGGCATCCTGCTCGTACTGATCACCCAGTATCCCGAGGTCGACGTCCTGCCCGCCGCGCTCGCCATGAACTGCGGTACACGCTGGGCGATGAAGGTCGACAACGCCACCCAGTCGAACGCCATCCTCGGCGGCGGAGCCTCCGGCATGGGCCGCGACGCCTCCAAGTTCGACCCGCCGCTCCCCGGCCTCGGCTGGCTCGTCAACGGCTTCGCCGGCATCACCGACCTCGCCCGGTCCTTCGACCTCGACGAGGACAAGCGCGGCGAGATCAGCCACCTCATGATGCGCGCCGCCCGGATCCGCGAGAAGGCCGGACGACTCGTCGGCCAGTGGAAGGACCCGATCGAGCAGCAGCTGCTCAACGAGACCGGCCTGTCCTCCGCCGCCGGGGGACCGGACCGCAACGGAACACCCGGCCGCGCCGTGCACGAGCTCACCCTCGAGCAGCGGCAGCAGCTCGAAGCGGTCCGCGGCGCGATGGCCGCCATGGACCACCTCGATCGCGACGAGGCCCAGTTGGACGAGATGGCCCGCTTCATCGGCGGCTCCATGACTCAGGACCGGCTCGGTGAGCTGCTCCGCGCGGCCGGGGCCGGCGGCACGGTGAAGGTCTCGGTCCCGCACAAGGCCGGCCGAGTGAACGGCTACCGACGGGCGGACATCGCGGACGCCCGGAGGTTCCTCGAAGGCGCCTGA